In Chrysemys picta bellii isolate R12L10 chromosome 4, ASM1138683v2, whole genome shotgun sequence, the sequence gatatgtttgtgaccctggacctggaaccagtaacccccgaactcacccaagaccctcagggcacacaggagacctctggtgagtgtaactttgtaactatttgtaaacattacaaaaaaaaagcaagcgtgtttaatgattactttgccctggcaatcgcggccagtacatctactggaaaagtctgttaacgtgtatggggatggagcggaaatcctccagggacatctccagaaagctctcctggttgaaatggggtgattttattaaggggacattcagaggcgcccgttcctgctcttctgaccagaaatgttccccgctgttaaccacgcggtggggggaggggtgaagtgatcatcccagagaatcgtgtgtgtgtgtggggggggggggtttacttgtgtttgtgccgcatgttaaccgggaaaccgcagccactccttttacattgaaaccccattttaaatggacaacccaattcatccttgatatgggaaatgcgctgctgtttgcaacctttcccgcatgttaagaaggttaaaaaagccaaaacactgtggcctacgatggctgcctgcaagccgaaatatgcgaccttgtaatgaaagagtgtacccattgttctctaaaatgtgtcttttttaaccacctctcccttctcctccgccagctgcaaatgtttctccttcgcagaggctcgtgaacattagaaagagaaaacgtaggacgagggacgagatgttcacggagctgcagatgtccgcccaggctgatagagcacagcagaatgcgtggaggcagtcaatgacggagatgagaaaagcccaatatgaacgagaggagaggtggcgggctgaatcgcgggaagaacagagcaagtggcgggctgaagacgataggtggcgtcagcttgcagacagacggcaagaggcaatgctccgtctgctggagcatcaaactgatatgctcgagcgtatggttgagttgcaggaaaggcagcaggagcagagaccgccgctacagcccctgtgtaaccaacagccctcctccccaagttccatagcctcctcacccagacgcccaagaacacggtgggggggcctccgtccacccagtcactccaccccagatgatcgcccaagcatcagaaggctggccttcaataagagttaaagttttaaaatgcagtgtgtccttttccatccctcctcccccacccatcccaggctaccttggcaattatccccctacctctgtaaggaactaataaagaatgcatgaatgttaaaaaacaatgactttattgcctctgcaagcgggaggggagggtggggtggggtggttggtttacagggaagtagagtgaaccgggtcggtggggggggtttggagggttcatcaaggagaaacaaacagaagtttcacacagtagcctggccagtcacaaaactcgttttcaaagcttctctgatgcgcaccgcgccctgctgtgctcctctaaccgccctggtgtctggctgcgcgtaatcagcggccaggcgagttgcctcaacctcccaccccgccataaaggtctcccccttactctcacagatattgtggagcgcacagcaagtagcaataacaatggggatattcttttcgctgaggtctgagcgagtcagtaagctgcgccagcgcgcttttaaacgtccaaatgcacattccaccaccattcggcacttgctcagcctgtagttgaacaggtcctgactcctgtccaggctgcctgtgtacggcttcatgagccatggcattaaggggtaggctgggtccccaaggatcacgataggcatttcaacatccccaatggtcactttctggtccgggaagaaagtcccttcctccagctttcgaaacagagcagagttcctgaagacgcgagcatcatgtacctttcccggccatcccacgttgatgttggtgaaacgtcccttgtgatccaccagggcttgcagcagcattgaaaagtaccccttgcggtttatgtagtcggtggcttggtgctccggtgacaagatagggatatgggttccgtctatggccccgccacagtttgggaatcccatttcagcaaaaccatccactattgactgcacgttgcccagagtcactacccttgctatcaccaggtctttcattgccctggcaaattggatcacagcagcccccactgtagatttgcccactccaaattgattcccgactgaccggtagctgtctggcgttgcaagcttccacagggctatcgccactcgcttctcaactgtgagggctgctctcatcttggtatcctggcgtttcagggcaggggacagcaagtcacaaagttccatgaaagtgcccttacgcatgcgaaagtttcgcagccactgggaatcgtcccatacctgcagcacgatgcggtcccaccagtctgtgcttgtttcccgggcccagaatcggcgttccacggcatcaacctgccccagtgacaccatgatttccacattgctggtgcctgtgccttgtgagaggtctatgtccatgtcaatttcctcatcactctcgtcgccgcgctgcaatcgcctcctcgcctggtccgggtttcgccttggcatgtcctggctctgcatatactccaggacaatgcgcgtggtgttcatagtgctcataattgccgcggtgatctgagcgggctccatgatcccagtgctagctatggcgcctggtcagaaaaaaggcgcgaaagtagtatctgatggaccaggagaaggagggagggcgggagggagggagggccgagtgacgacatggcgtacaggtacaggaacagggagaaacacaaacaactgtcacacagaatggtccccccaaagattaaaatgaaaaccctgggcttagcaggccattgatttcacggaggaaggggaagcatatgaatacagaacaaatctattttttacatcttaaggtggcagccgacggtgcagcatgagtgacagccataccagtacgacgatgacggataccaatcataaaataccatcatctgccaaaaggcaaggggctgctgctgtgtagcaatgcagccccacgtctgccagccccacgtccgccagcacccagcatcgccctcggcctcttctgggtgcttagcagacaatactgggcaattggcagaaaatagtatattacgactggtagccatcatcatcgaaacagtagcatgtctgcccaggtggccatgattgacagccacaccaatacgatgacgacggataccagtcataatataccatcgcctggcaaggggctggtgcaatgcagccctacggctgccagccccatggctatcactcatgctacaccgtctaccgccaaaaggcagttagcagctgctgctgtgtagcaatgcagtcccacgtctgccagcacccagaggacatatggtgacggtgagctcagctgagctgagcgggctccatgcttgccgtgatatgttgtctgcacaggtaacccaggtaaaaaggcgcgaatctattgtctgcgttgctgtgacgaggggggaggggcctgacgacatgtacccagaaccgcccgcgacactgttttgcatcatccgggcattggaatctcaacccagaattcaaagaaaaggcgcgaaccgcttctcggctctctgagctgtggcgcaaacgtagtatctgacggactaggggaaggagggaggggggccgagtgacgacatggcgtacaggcacagggaattaaaatcaagaacggtggctgtgcatcagggagaaacacaaacaactgtcacacagaatgttccccccaaagattaaactgaaaaccctgggcttagcaggccgttgatttgacggagggagggggaagcaaatgaatacagagcaaatctattttttacatcttaagacgacggtgcagcgtgactgatagccctcggcatctttctgggtgcttggcagcaaatacggggcggcgtatgacgatggtcttcaggcctattgcacaatcggctgctcggggaagactctgctaatgtgcgatgacccgacttgtaataggacggctaatagtcgtaatacaccatttactgccaaaaggcaagcgccacggctgccagcacccagatcgccgatgaaggctaccagtctactgcaccgtctaccgccaaaaggcagttagcagctgctgctgtgcagcaatgcagtcccacgtctgccgacacccagaggacatatggtgacggtgagctcagctgagcgggctccatgttgtctgcacaggtaactcaggtaacccaggtaaagaggcgcgaatctattgtctgccgttgctgtgacgggggagggaggggcctgacgacatgtacccagaaccgcccgcgacactgttttgcatcatccgggcattgggatctcaacccagaattcaaaggggcggcggagactgcgggaactgtgggatagctgtgggatagctacccatagtgcaatgctctggaagtcgacgctagccttgtactgtggacgcggtccgccgactagagcacctagagcattttattgtgtggacacacacaatcggctgtatacaaccgatttcaataaaaccggcttctataaattcgaactaatttcgtagtgtagacgtaccctcagtcgCCTTACGATTTTCAGTCCCAGGATGCATCACTTGTCCCCTGCTAGCGCGAGGAACGCTTCCTAGGTCACTGCCCTGGTGCATTTAATTCTTTTGGAAGACACCCGTGCTGATGTTTGGGTCACAGAGGACTGTTGACACTGCTCTGAGGCCTTGTGGCTATACAAACTGGAAAGCAGGGCCCTGCCATACGTCCAGTCGGAGTGACCTTTCCATCCAGCTCATCTAACCAGTGTGCCTCTGCTGTACCCTCAATGCTGTTCTCCGGGTGCAGTAGGGTGGAGCAGTGCCAGGGCTATTTCCACAGGGGATGCTTTCAGCAGAGTAACATACCAGAGATCAGTGGTGCGCACTCGTTTGGTGACCAGACAGCCCGTCCTACCCGCTGTTTCCGATTCAACACCATGACACTGAAGGGGCTCAATGGAACTTTCCACTGCCGTCCGCCTGACAACAACCCTTTGTGGTGAATGGGCAGCTGGGTCTGGGATTGCCTGTGCTTGAAGGACTAATCAGCTAGGCAGGAAGGCAGTGCTGAGGGCAAAGGTCTGGAAACCAGGAAACCTGGAGCTCGGTTTTTAAAGGCGCAGCACCCTCAACTGGAGCTTTGCTTTTCAAAGCTCCCAGGGGGCTGAGCGCTTCCAAAAATCTGCCCCCTGGATTCTATCCCCCACTCACTGCACTGTGTGACATTCGGCAAGTCTCCCCCCCGACTCTGCGGCCAGCCCTAGGGCTGGAGCCACTGTGGCTAGTGGGtcctgagcaccccctatttttttctgtgggtgtttGAGCCCCGGAGCAAGAAAGAAACAAGCTGAGAAAGAAACAAGTGGCCATCTGCACTGCCCAGCACCTCCAGAGCCCACGCCTGTCAGGCTGGCAGGCTTTGCACTCCAGCTGTTTGTCTATAGAGCTTCTGGCTTCCATCTACAGCAGCAGTGCTATGGTTTCCTTCCAAAGCACCAGCGCCCCTGTCGGGGCAGATCGGTCTTTGTGACAGGGTTTGGCAGGTACATTTTAAGGACTTGGCTACAAAGGTGTTTCCTCCTGGCCTGCCAGACAACGTTTATTTAAAATTTGCATATGCAAAGTATTTCCCTccctttcctttaaaaatatcacTTCCTTCCCTTCCACGCGCTGTAAATCCCCAGACACCAAGGGCAGAGCAAGAACACATCCATCACACAAGGAGAGAATCCTTCACAGCCTGTCTAGAGTTGCTAAGAAAAAGCTTCCGGATATCTCTGCCTCCTGGGTGCCCCATCCAGCGCCAGCTCCTCTACCAAGCTGGCAATGCAGCCCTCAccatcccacagcctgggtccctgccccataccatGGCCCGGTTCCCCTATGCAGCCTCTGCCATCCCGTTTCtggtccgtccccccccccactagcccaTGTGCATATACATTAAGCCTGAAAGAAGGTCCCCCAGTCCTGGCTCCCATGCCAAACCTGCAATGCCACCCGCACAGCTCCTCCACTCCAGCTTATGGGGCTGCCCCCCAATCTCCAGCTGACCAACTCCAACCTATGCGGCAGCCCATCACTCCCTAAATGCCAGCTCCCTGTGGTATGGCCCACATGCCTCCTACACCCACCCACATTTGCGTGCTAGGGTGCCCTCAGCAGGGGTACCCTAGAACAGCAGGtttgagctattgtttcaggctctctgcagactcaggcaggacGTTGCTGCCTGGGATGCACTCCAGTCACACTCCAAGACTCATCATCGTGTGACCCCTGGGGAACGTGTGCTCACAAGCTGGTGCCTTTTCTGCTGTGACTCAGTGGGTCCTGTTACCCTTATGCTCAGCCTAAGCCTCTCCTGCCCACATCGGCACCCCAAATGTCTCCCTGACACGCTAGAGCTCTCCCCACATGCTCCCCAAAACTCTCCCATGTCCTCACCCTACACAACTCCTTGGATGCTAACCTTAAAGAATCTTCAGGTGATGCACCTAAATCACCCCTCCCAGTGTAGCTGCCTCTACACTGTTCCTTGGGTCCTAACCCTAAGTTGCCCCCCCCCAGGTGCTGACCCTAAACCACCCACATATGCTCACCCTAAACGGTCCCCCATATGCTCACCTTAAATTACCCCCTCAAGTGTTAGTTCAGAaatcccctacacacacacacacacacctccactgGGGTGACATGAGCAAATTCCCATTCCACAGCAGCCTGTGGCAGTATTAACAACCCTTTGTGGTGAATGGGCAGTTCGCACCCCTCAGAGCCATTGTTTCAGACTctcagcagactcaggcagacatcgcTTACACTCCAGTTGGGTTTTCAAGGTCTCTTCCCCATGGCTGCAAGGGCTGGAAATAGACTTTAGCTGAGATCTTTGACATCGTCAcatgcagggctttggagcggagcccggagctggagcgcggagcagtggagctgcaggtttttgcctggagctggagcacagctctaAAGCCCtggtcacatgactccaggattCAGGGCCTCAAGCATGTGCCAATGCTGCCTGTGCTTTAATCCAGCACTGGGCTTCTCTGCCCATCCTTTGGCACGGCTCACACCACCCTAAGACCCAGGTCCACCACTCATCCCACGGCGTGGCTCTTGGTGCTTCCCATCCAGCCCGCGGGTGGCCTTCCTAGCTCCAGTTACCTCCTGGTCCTGCACTCAGCACGCTGAGCCAGCTGTGCTCTGACTCACATGGCCTGGGTCTCACCCCTCCCACCCAATTTAAGGTGTGACCCATCTGTCCCTCACACAGTTGCCACTGTCTTAAAAACAGATGAGCATCGTCACTAGGGGGGAAGAATGCTTAGAAAGCCTAGAGCTGGGTCTCAGCAGACCTTGGCTCAGTGCTTGGCTCTGGCACTgggtcctgcctcagtttccccatatgtaaaatggggataaagatccTGCTCTCCTTGGTAAAGGATCCACTGATGAAGGCGGCTATAGAAGAGCTAGGGGGTTATTAAATCAATGAAGAGAGAAAAATGGCAGACAAAAGCTGCATAAGATTTA encodes:
- the LOC135983036 gene encoding uncharacterized protein LOC135983036 — encoded protein: MESSQDRKRAPAWTEREVRDLLAIWGDEAVIAELRSSKRNGKVLEKISKAMKDRGHNRDTQQCRVKIKELRQAYHKAREANGRSGAEPQTCRYYAELHAILGGAATTTPTVCYDSLTGETHREDGSGNEEDDDDGGTVGSSQQQGSGETGFPNSQDMFVTLDLEPVTPELTQDPQGTQETSAANVSPSQRLVNIRKRKRRTRDEMFTELQMSAQADRAQQNAWRQSMTEMRKAQYEREERWRAESREEQSKWRAEDDRWRQLADRRQEAMLRLLEHQTDMLERMVELQERQQEQRPPLQPLCNQQPSSPSSIASSPRRPRTRWGGLRPPSHSTPDDRPSIRRLAFNKS